caaatgttaaattttatgacgttttGGCGCGACGTCaaaaacactactttaacgtcaatatcctatattaaattaatgaagccattacaatgcactaaaactttgaggccaaataacttggaaacgaggtggttacgtaaatgatttttcaccgcgtgggtaactagggaccacctaggaccaatttgggtaagtttcccaaacatgggtccccaaatccgtttcggaatgggcgggttgatgacgtcatcaaaaaacctttaaaccttgatatctctgcaaccgtttgtcaaaagtacatgatcctatacattttcttcatcagcgttTTAGCATccatacgatgaaggcaacaggtatacaaatttaaaaaaaaaattcggtcTTGatggggccattgctgacgtcagcaaaaatttttaaacctgtccttatatctcattaaccgctcatatcAAAAgcgcatgatcatatacattttcttgatcagggcTTTAATCTCTACACAATCTTTATCCTGcgtcagtggatttttccatgggccttatcgactagtctacataataatacgccagttccgtgtgtctgtcacagacaaagtggatgtgtttttttaaaagaaacagccgctgtaacatgtcacttttgttaaaattttatttttattctgtctttggtatgctttttcaaattgatttaaaatctttgttttaaaaaagtcacggttaatttattttattgttaacaaaaaaaactacattattcgCGACGTTTCGGATGTTcacacacccattttcaagcaatcaaaaacgTACAATGTTCTCctaaatatatacaagtttaacagcaaccatagttacagattaaatactaattgtataaatacaatggaGCAGATCTAATGTTGTTATTCAACTGGGGACTATCCCGCATTATGAACAAACTCTCTTTAATCTCTAGCAAATACCGGTTGTTACCCCTAGAGAGTATACTAAAATCGTCAAGAGATGATGTGGTGTGACAGGCTTTAAGATGATCTTTAATTGCCGTGCAATTAGATGAGGTTGATTTCTTACCTGTTAAGGGAGACACTCCGAGGTGCTCGCTTGCCCGAACCTTAAGATGACGCGACGTCTCACCTATATAAGTGGCGTTGCAGCCACTGCACTTATATTTGTAAATGACGCCTGACTTTAATTCTTTGGGCAACAGGTCTTTAAATCTGAAGAAGTTAGATAAGCGAGTGTGAGTTCTGAAAACAACAGAAAGTTTACAACAATGCAAAGTAGATTTGAAAAGTTTTTCTAACTTCGTTCTCGTTTGTAAAGATGTTTTACCTAAAAAAGGGAGAAcaatcaaaatgtttttcttctcaGCTGTGTGGGTGACTTCTTTTGTTTTGCGAGATattgaaaaaaagtgttttatgaCCTTGCCAATAAATAGTTCTGGATAACCATTTCGAATAAAGATATCTTTGATTCTAATAACCTCATGATGGAAAATTGACCAActtgaacaaattttaaaacaacgaTGAAGCAAAGTATAAATTAAGCCGAATTTATAGCTTTCAGGTATAAAACTATCGAAGTGCGTGTACACTCCGCTAAAAGTAGGCTTTCTATATATGGATGTAATAAACTTTCGGTCCACATCGCGAGTAATGGATATGTCAAGGAAAGATAATTTATTGCTCTTTTCCGTCTCTGATGTAAAAGAGATGTTAGGATGGCATTTATTCAAGTAATTTTGAAATTTAGGCAAGTGGTCCGGGGatgaaaacaacacaaaaatatcGTCAACGTACCTTTTAAAGTAGACGGGCTTGAATTCTGTTGGACAATTGTTCAACCAGTTTTGTTCATGATAGCACAAAAAAGCATTAGCAAATGTGGGGCCTAAGGGTGAACCCATAGCCACTCCATCAATTTGTTGATAAATtttgtcattaaaaatgaaatatgaCTCCTTGGTAGCTAGCTCTAAAAGAGATTTAAACTCACTTCTAGTTAGACCTTGACAcctatcacattgatcaaagACCAGGTTGGTACATATTTCTATCGTTTCATGTAACGGAATGTTGGTAAATAAAGAGTCTCTTTTACATCTCTTTACAACATCTCTTTTACATCAGAGACGGAAAAGAGCAATAAATTATCTTTCCTTGACATATCCATTACTCGCGATGTGGACCGAAAGTTTATTACATCCATATATAGAAAGCCTACTTTTAGCGGAGTGTACACGTTGATGCACACAAGAGATTATGAACTACGCCGCTTCAAACAAACTAGCCTTGATGCTCATTGGGACAATTATAAGAAACTCAGAAATACTGTAACAAAAAAGATACGTGCTGCAAAAGCAAACCACATCAGAAATGTATTTAAGCAATCCACTGACAAACCTAGCGACTTCTGGAAGCAAATCAAAAACTGCTATCCTACTAAGGGTACATGTGCTCCAAGTAAATTTTTCAAATCATCAAATATCAAATGCATTTTGTTCGTTTTTTACGAAAGTCGGATCCAAATTAATGAACTGTAAAATCATTAATTACACATGGAAAATGTTTGACCATCGGGACCCCCCTGAAGGATATAAACCGAACTAATGCAACATTTAAGTTTaaacatagtcataagaaaaaaagatagtctagaGGCAACGACCACCGACATTGTTTACGCAATGTATCCTTAACTTAGGTAGGACGACCCTCCGATATTGCACGAAAGTTAAACATGGCGGCTTCAGCACAGGAAGATTACTTAGCTGGTGACGAACTTGATGACTTGTTTCAGTTACTTGATGGTGGTTTTCTTGACGATGATGCAATTTTTAATGCAGATGTGAACGCTGTAGTTACTGAAGTAATGgataacgaaaaaaataaagctgTTTATCGTTGTCAACATTgtgaaataatttgtaaatcACAACGTGGTCTTACTAGGCATTGCAATGTTAAACATACATCAGCAACTATCACAACAAATTCTTGTGACTCTAGTATTTCCATACCACAGCTGTCAAAGGAAGAACAATGTTTGAAGAAATTTCACCccttaactttaaaattaattgtaaataaatgtGCTGATTCATGCTTTAAAGATTTGTGTTTGCCTGAAAATATTAGATGCTTGTTctcgaaagaaaattttttattttcaactgaTGATGCTATTGAACTATGGAACAAGTTCAGACCAATGATTGAAAAATATTCTGGGGATGCTGAAGATTTTTACATGTATTTTTATGGCATGTTGAAGGAAAATATCCTACCATCAAAATTTGAAGAAACacgatttagcaatattttactTGCAGAAGTGGCAAATCATATGTTGACCCATTTATCAGGCATTGGTAAAGATACATCCAAAGACCTAAAGGTggcagaaatttcagaaaaagagCTCAAAAGTTTAGATTATCTTGGTGGATATATTCTTCACAAGCTACATTCTAGGTTTCGATTTTCAAAGGCTACTTTAACAAATCGCACACAATTTATTGCACTGCTGCAAGCATGTAAGGTTGATAGCGATGATTCTCAGACATATATTAATATTCGTGATCGTGGAGGTTTGTGgagagtaaacaaaaaaatgcaagcagttttcgTTAAATGTGAACAAATATTTCGGTTGTCAACTATTAATTTCCAAACCAAATTGGTATGTCACAACATAGTCCACAAGATGCTAGAAAACCCTTCAATTTTATCTAATTTTAAGAGTGCCTGTTATGAAGTGGAGCCACAAGTTGATGAAGAAGTTAGTTTAAACTTGTTGGAGCATATGTTAACATTGTTTACTAAAGTTCGCACCTTTTCATATGCTAAAGATATTCGTGAAAAACACAAGGCTGCTAAAcagaattcaaaaaaacgtgctTTGAGAGTTGAACTAAAGAAAACAGCTATTACTAAAGAACTGGGACATTAAATGTTTGCCAAGTCCTAGACATGGACTAAAAAAACTGTCAaaaaggctatttttatagccacaaattttcaaaaaacatgttttggcTTTAACTTATATGTTTTATTCTACGTGCctgatatatttatttacattgtttatttaaactttattattgTTAAGAAATTAGGAACGACAGTTATTCACAGGTTTTGTCGATAACGCCAAATATTCTCAGTGACTTATAAATCACTGattgcaagtttttttccaaatatttttcaatttgtagAGTTGAAAAAAGTTCCAGGTGAAGTAAATACCATGTGTacctacaaaattttgttttctgctAGAACCCTCCAGTCCCTAGTATAAAGGGGACTAAAGAATGTGACCAAAAATATTGATAGCcagtgtaatgtttttttttaaaattgtggctataaaaatagccggttTGACAGTTTTAATCCATGTCCGGGATGTAGCATCTATTGagagtttttctttctttttggcaATGGACTATCATCAATAAGGTTAAATTTGCTACTACCTGAGGCACAAACATTTCCAGCAATTGGTCGTACAGAAAATTGGcttttgatggtgttatcaTTATAGCCTACATCTCTCACTGACGGGTTGTCACGGCGTGATCCAATAGCACGTTGTCtgccaaaataattttctaaatcATCCTGGCAAAATCTTTCTGACAAAATATAACGTACGCCATGTTCAAGTAAGAATTTACAGACTTCTTTAAAGGAATGTACAGTTATTTGTAATCCTTCATAAGTCTGCCAAGAGATGAACATATTCGATCTTGCCTGTGCAGTATAAGGATGATCATTGCGTTCTTTAATCGATTCCTTCCATAATTGGAAATAAGAGAGAAAATCGTCCAGCCAGGTGAAACGGATATCATCGATAGATTCATATGGTCTTAAAAatggttttctcttcaattcatggTCAACAGTGTTTTTAACATTAAGGCAGTCAAAAAACTTATCCATCATGATGCAAAATTGTGCAGTGCCAGCTGCTTCAGGTGGACCAAACTCATTAATTACATTTCCAACTGTTTCACTTAGTACTTGTGCAGCCAAACGGACTCTCATTTTAGAATAAGGTGTCAAATTTATGTGATCATTTGTCAACTTGTGCACTAACTTTAAGCCACTTTCAAGATCTTCATGATATAACTGAGATATGTGACTCCAAAGTACAAAAAACCCACTGTTCCACATGTACCGTGTTGCTCTACCAGAACCAGAGTTGGACAGACAATTGCGAGCTGTTTTAATGAGATGGGGtacatcagcaaaaaaatatataaaacgttTATCTGTAGCATATAGGTTGGTGGAACGATACACTacatttttttctgactctCCACATAATAACTTGTGCATtctaaaaaaacgacggtttggAGAAGCTGTGAACATTTCAGCCATTTCAGCCACTTGGgggtaataaaataaacaaatacgaaaatggtttttcttctatataaaatcaacaaacaCGTGTTTCTTCTTTTACACTTTTAACTCTACCATCTTTAGTCCTAATGCCGTTCTAGTTAAACGGCACCGGGAGTctagcaaacaaaaacaaatatggcggcaaTCTAACACCCCCACTTGACGTAAagttctcattaaaaattactCTCCAAATAAATATTGTTTGAACATTGTCAACAAATGTTTCTTTGGCGGTTTTGTAAATATATCCGCTTTGTTTTCACTTGAAGGTATATATTCTACAGCTATCTGATTCTGTTGAAAACATTCTCTGATATAATGGTATCGGATATCGATATGTTTGGCCTTCATGTGCTTTACGGGGTTTTTTAATAACGCTAAGGCACCTTGGTTGTCATTTTTAATCACAGGCGGCTTGAGGTCAAAATTTGTTAAATCTTTGATAAGTCGTGTTAGGTAGGCGGTCTCCTGAGCTGTTAGTGAGAGGGCCATATATTCAGCTTCGCACGTTGAAAGTGCCACAGACGCTTGTTTTTTCGACCTCCAACTGATAGGTGGCCCACTCGGATTGAGCTGATACAATAACCGGTAATACTTCTTCTATTATCCAAAGAAGAAGCCCAATCAGCATCACAAAATGCATAGAGACGAAATTCTTCATGGTTTAGTTTACGAAAAGTGAATGTATAACTCACAGTATTCTTTATATATCGAAATACATGTTTTAACATAATCCAGTCTGAATTTTCAGGCTTTGACAAGTGTTGAGACAGCTTAGTTACAACATAACTCAAATCTGGTCGGGAGCAAGTCATGGCATATACAATGCTTCCCACCATTTGACGATATAGTTTGGTGTCGTTATCGGTCTTCTCAGTATCACTGGTCTCATCTAATATATATGCGGCAGGGTTTTGTTCACATGGGGTATTCCTCGGTTTACAATCATTGAGACTGAATCGGATAAGGACATTTTTAAGGTAACGGGACTGGGACATGGTGACGTAGTCAATCCCCCTCTTAAAATCAATTCCAAGAAACGATGAGAGTGTTCCAAGATCTTTCATATTAAATCGATTCTTCAACTGGATCTTGACAGTGTTGAGCAGTTCGTCCTTACTTGATGTAATAATAATGTCATCCACCCAAACAAGTAACACAATGGTATAACCACAATGTCTACGAACAAACACACATGGATCGGCATGAGATTGGACAAAACCAATATCACATAAAAAATCATGCAGCAATTGGTGCCAATTGCGTCCACTTTGTTTGAGCCCATAAAGAGATTTAACTTCCAAACATTATTGGCTGTTTCATATCCAGGAGCTGGTTGAACATAAACTTCACATTCTATTGGAGCGTGTAAATATGCTCCTTTAACGTCCATTTAATGAATGTTCCAATCTTCTTGAACAGCTACCTGTAGTAAAGTACGGATAGACTCCATTCTAGTAGTTGGTGAAAAGGTTTCTGAGTAATCTATTCCTTCTTTTTGACTGAATCCTTTTGCTACATAACGCGCTTTGTAAATTGGGTTGCTTAAATTTCCTTTGATGGTGTACACCCATTTCCCCCCCACTGCTTGCTTATTTTTGGGTAGTGGTGTTTCGGTGAACGTATCGTTGAGCTTCAAAGAGTTGATTTCTTCTTCCATCGCGCTTATCCATTGATCTGCATCATCTTGTTGAATTGCGTCATTGTATGTGTTTGGAACATTCAGATAACAACAATCATAATCGGTGTCTGCAAAATCACTACAGTGATAATCAGCATATCGTGGTGGAGCTTTGCGTTCCCTAGTTGGGTATCGAGCCTCCGGATTTCTCTCTGGGTTCTCATTTTGTTCTGAACTACTTTTTGTAGCCGGTTTAGTATTGGCTTCAGTTGAAAATAAGTCGTTGCTGATGGCTGTGTTCGGCTCTTCGACATGAAATTTTTCCGTAAATTTCACAAGTCTATGTCTTGATACAGTCCTGCTGTCGGAATAGTAAAC
The genomic region above belongs to Hydractinia symbiolongicarpus strain clone_291-10 chromosome 4, HSymV2.1, whole genome shotgun sequence and contains:
- the LOC130642384 gene encoding uncharacterized protein LOC130642384, with translation MGSPLGPTFANAFLCYHEQNWLNNCPTEFKPVYFKRYVDDIFVLFSSPDHLPKFQNYLNKCHPNISFTSETEKSNKLSFLDISITRDVDRKFITSIYRKPTFSGVYTHFDSFIPESYKFGLIYTLLHRCFKICSSWSIFHHEVIRIKDIFIRNGYPELFIGKVIKHFFSISRKTKEVTHTAEKKNILIVLPFLGKTSLQTRTKLEKLFKSTLHCCKLSVVFRTHTRLSNFFRFKDLLPKELKSGVIYKYKCSGCNATYIGETSRHLKVRASEHLGVSPLTGKKSTSSNCTAIKDHLKACHTTSSLDDFSILSRGNNRYLLEIKESLFIMRDSPQLNNNIRSAPLYLYN